The following are from one region of the Anabrus simplex isolate iqAnaSimp1 chromosome 8, ASM4041472v1, whole genome shotgun sequence genome:
- the LOC136879101 gene encoding LOW QUALITY PROTEIN: anaphase-promoting complex subunit 2-like (The sequence of the model RefSeq protein was modified relative to this genomic sequence to represent the inferred CDS: substituted 1 base at 1 genomic stop codon), which produces MTRRNTGEDLRICLQKTDLRSYLAQKLQRALETRLLHPGVNTPDILTAYVAAIRALKQLDPTGVLLETVTQPVRLYLRCRDDNLRCVVSSLTEEGPSELADELVRGEVLXLDEGAQSDEDSENWETWNPDPVDADPSKSSKIRRTSDIISMLVNVYGSKELFVNEYRTLLADRLLSQFSYNTEKEIRYLELLKLRFGESQLHYCEVMLKDVYDSKRKNAHLHSDTNSDFGKQKFPCTVMILSAQFWPPFKEVTLELPTFVKEHLETYTKAFETLKVNRTLCWKPHLGSVFLDIQLKDRTISFTVSPTHATIIWHFQTKNQWTVEELSQIMHVPSTVLRRKIEYWQSQGLLREVSTDTFLLVEENPTRSKCPVPAEMVCEDEESESAMASAHDQREEELQVFWSYIVGMLTNLDSMPLERIHQMLKMFASQGPTAVGCSLQELRHFLDRKVREHKLLFSGGFYRLPKPLCEHTNSLMFMLQSGCLKIY; this is translated from the exons atgaccaggagaaacacgggaGAAGATCTTCGGATTTGTCTCCAGAAAACAGATCTTCGTTCATATCTTGCGCAGAAATTACAACGGGCACTGGAGACCAGACTGCTTCATCCTGGAGTGAACACACCAGACATTTTAACAGCATACGTAGCAGCAATTCGTGCTCTGAAGCAGTTGGACCCTACAGGAGTTCTCTTAGAGACAGTTACACAGCCGGTGAGATTATATTTGCGTTGTCGTGATGACAATCTGCGATGTGTAGTGAGCAGTTTAACTGAGGAAGGTCCTAGTGAATTAGCTGATGAACTTGTTCGAGGAGAAGTGCTATAGTTGGATGAGGGGGCACAGTCTGATGAAGATTCAGAAAACTGGGAGACTTGGAACCCTGATCCT gtgg atgcTGACCCATCGAAGTCTTCAAAAATTAGAAGAACATCTGATATAATATCGATGCTAGTTAATGTGTATGGGAGTAAAGAACTATTTGTTAATGAATATCGTACTCTGTTGGCTGATCGACTCCTCTCGCAATTCAGTTACAACACAGAGAAAGAAATCCGTTATCTAGAACTTCTGAAACTCAGATTTGGGGAATCTCAACTACATTATTGTGAAGTTATGTTGAAAGATGTTTACGACTCTAAGAGAAAAAATGCTCATCTACATTCAGACACTAATTCAGATTTTGGAAAACAGAAGTTTCCTTGTACAGTAATGATTCTTTCTGCACAGTTTTGGCCTCCATTCAAGGAGGTGACTTTAGAATTGCCTACGTTTGTCAAAGAACACTTGGAAACATATACAAAAGCATTTGAAACTCTGAAAGTTAATAGGACTTTATGCTGGAAGCCACATTTAGGTTCAGTGTTCCTTGACATTCAATTAAAAGATAGGACTATTAGTTTTACAGTTTCTCCTACACATGCTACCATTATCTGGCATTTTCAAACTAAAAATCAGTGGACTGTTGAAGAACTTAGTCAAATAATGCATGTTCCGTCTACAGTGCTTAGGAGAAAAATTGAGTACTGGCAATCTCAAGGCTTGTTACGAGAAGTATCTACCGATACCTTTCTTTTGGTGGAGGAGAATCCTACCCGATCAAAATGTCCTGTGCCTGCTGAGATGGTATGTGAGGATGAAGAGTCTGAGAGTGCCATGGCTTCTGCACATGACCAGCGTGAGGAGGAGCTCCAAGTGTTTTGGTCATATATTGTTGGAATGCTCACTAATCTTGATTCCATGCCTCTGGAACGAATACACCAAATGCTAAAAATGTTTGCTTCTCAAGGTCCAACAGCTGTGGGATGTAGTTTGCAGGAATTGAGACACTTTTTAGACAGAAAAGTGCGGGAACATAAACTGCTCTTTAGTGGGGGCTTTTATAGACTTCCAAAACCATTATGTGAACACACCAACTCATTGATGTTTATGCTGCAAAGTGGTTGTTTAAAAATTTACTAA